The following are encoded together in the Babylonia areolata isolate BAREFJ2019XMU chromosome 30, ASM4173473v1, whole genome shotgun sequence genome:
- the LOC143275688 gene encoding mannose-6-phosphate isomerase-like isoform X1 yields the protein MADDPQVFELRCSVQQYEWGKLGKDSEVAALKAGADPTFKVDDSQKYAELWMGTHTNCPSHAVRPGLPEMPLLDWVQQNPNSLGSEVREYFKDSLPFLFKVLSVRTSLSIQAHPNKVHAEKLHQEQPEIYKDPNHKPEMAIALTPFIGLCGFRPIEEVVDFFKDIPELTAAVGSKHAMKLVGASCVVDSELKREAMKDCFQGLLETHRDTVMQELDKLVKRILVMQKEKQDLKAVEGETILKLHSEFPGDPGAFCVYFLNLVHLDPGEAMFLEANLPHAYLSGDCMECMACSDNVVRAGLTPKFIDKHTLVEMLDYSGRPASTTKFSGIQTTDHISTTIFRPPVPDFGVTKFEVPQGVKEFKLNAFESASICIVIRGQGQASNATLKAPLALRRGSVFFIAAKQEVGVMVTGDGDMLLFQAYAGLP from the exons ATGGCAGACGATCCTCAAG tgtttgaacTGCGGTGCAGTGTGCAGCAGTATGAGTGGGGCAAGCTGGGGAAAGACAGTGAGGTGGCTGCACTGAAGGCTGGCGCTGACCCCACCTTCAAGGTGGATGACTCCCAGAAATATGCAGAG CTGTGGATGGGTACACACACCAACTGCCCATCCCATGCTGTACGCCCAGGGCTTCCAGAGATGCCTCTGCTGGACTGGGTGCAGCAGAACCCCAACAGTCTGGGGTCAGAGGTCAGGGAGTATTTTAAGGACTCCCTGCCGTTCCTCTTCAAGGTGCTGTCAGTGAGGACTTCACTGTCCATACAGGCTCACCCCAACAAG GTGCATGCTGAAAAACTGCACCAAGAACAACCAGAAATTTACAAAGATCCAAACCATAAACCAGAGATGGCCATCGCACTTACCCCTTTCATTGGGCTCTGTGGGTTCCGACCCATAGAAGAGGTGGTTGATTTTTTTAAGG ACATCCCAGAACTGACAGCAGCGGTGGGCAGCAAGCATGCAATGAAACTGGTGGGGGCCAGCTGCGTGGTGGACAGTGAGCTGAAGAGAGAGGCCATGAAGGACTGCTTCCAGGGGCTGCTGGAGACCCACAGGGACACCGTCATGCAGGAACTGGACAAACTGGTCAAGCGCATTCTGGTCATGC agaaggagaaacaggacCTGAAGGCTGTTGAAGGGGAGACAATCCTAAAGCTTCACTCGGAGTTCCCAGGAGACCCTGGGGCCTTCTGCGTCTATTTCCTGAACCTGGTGCATCTGGACCCTGGGGAGGCCATGTTCCTGGAGGCCAACCTGCCCCATGCCTACCTCAGTGGGG ACTGCATGGAGTGCATGGCGTGTTCGGACAACGTGGTACGAGCAGGGTTGACCCCCAAGTTCATTGACAAACACACGCTGGTTGAGATGCTGGACTACTCGGGTCGTCCTGCCAGCACCACCAAGTTCAGCGGTATTCAAACCACGGACCATATCAGCACCACCATCTTCCGTCCCCCTGTGCCAGACTTTGGTGTGACCAAGTTTGAG GTACCACAGGGGGTGAAGGAGTTCAAACTGAATGCCTTTGAGAGTGCCAGCATCTGCATTGTGATCCGGGGTCAGGGACAGGCCAGCAATGCGACACTGAAGGCACCTCTTGCCCTGAGGCGTGGATCCGTCTTCTTCATAGCTGCCAagcaggaggtgggggtgatggtgactgGTGATGGGGACATGCTTCTTTTCCAGGCCTATGCAGGACTCCCGTGA
- the LOC143275688 gene encoding mannose-6-phosphate isomerase-like isoform X2, with product MGTHTNCPSHAVRPGLPEMPLLDWVQQNPNSLGSEVREYFKDSLPFLFKVLSVRTSLSIQAHPNKVHAEKLHQEQPEIYKDPNHKPEMAIALTPFIGLCGFRPIEEVVDFFKDIPELTAAVGSKHAMKLVGASCVVDSELKREAMKDCFQGLLETHRDTVMQELDKLVKRILVMQKEKQDLKAVEGETILKLHSEFPGDPGAFCVYFLNLVHLDPGEAMFLEANLPHAYLSGDCMECMACSDNVVRAGLTPKFIDKHTLVEMLDYSGRPASTTKFSGIQTTDHISTTIFRPPVPDFGVTKFEVPQGVKEFKLNAFESASICIVIRGQGQASNATLKAPLALRRGSVFFIAAKQEVGVMVTGDGDMLLFQAYAGLP from the exons ATGGGTACACACACCAACTGCCCATCCCATGCTGTACGCCCAGGGCTTCCAGAGATGCCTCTGCTGGACTGGGTGCAGCAGAACCCCAACAGTCTGGGGTCAGAGGTCAGGGAGTATTTTAAGGACTCCCTGCCGTTCCTCTTCAAGGTGCTGTCAGTGAGGACTTCACTGTCCATACAGGCTCACCCCAACAAG GTGCATGCTGAAAAACTGCACCAAGAACAACCAGAAATTTACAAAGATCCAAACCATAAACCAGAGATGGCCATCGCACTTACCCCTTTCATTGGGCTCTGTGGGTTCCGACCCATAGAAGAGGTGGTTGATTTTTTTAAGG ACATCCCAGAACTGACAGCAGCGGTGGGCAGCAAGCATGCAATGAAACTGGTGGGGGCCAGCTGCGTGGTGGACAGTGAGCTGAAGAGAGAGGCCATGAAGGACTGCTTCCAGGGGCTGCTGGAGACCCACAGGGACACCGTCATGCAGGAACTGGACAAACTGGTCAAGCGCATTCTGGTCATGC agaaggagaaacaggacCTGAAGGCTGTTGAAGGGGAGACAATCCTAAAGCTTCACTCGGAGTTCCCAGGAGACCCTGGGGCCTTCTGCGTCTATTTCCTGAACCTGGTGCATCTGGACCCTGGGGAGGCCATGTTCCTGGAGGCCAACCTGCCCCATGCCTACCTCAGTGGGG ACTGCATGGAGTGCATGGCGTGTTCGGACAACGTGGTACGAGCAGGGTTGACCCCCAAGTTCATTGACAAACACACGCTGGTTGAGATGCTGGACTACTCGGGTCGTCCTGCCAGCACCACCAAGTTCAGCGGTATTCAAACCACGGACCATATCAGCACCACCATCTTCCGTCCCCCTGTGCCAGACTTTGGTGTGACCAAGTTTGAG GTACCACAGGGGGTGAAGGAGTTCAAACTGAATGCCTTTGAGAGTGCCAGCATCTGCATTGTGATCCGGGGTCAGGGACAGGCCAGCAATGCGACACTGAAGGCACCTCTTGCCCTGAGGCGTGGATCCGTCTTCTTCATAGCTGCCAagcaggaggtgggggtgatggtgactgGTGATGGGGACATGCTTCTTTTCCAGGCCTATGCAGGACTCCCGTGA